In Truepera sp., the sequence GTCGGCATGATCCTCTCCGCCCTCGGCTTGGCGCTCATATATCAACGAGAGTTCGGCGCGGCGCGGCGCGCCTTGTCAGAGGCCGTGCCGCTGCTCGAGCACCACGACGACGGGAGGTCATTGGGCGGTTGCCTGTCCAACTTAGGCTTCGCGACGAAGGAGTACGGAACCGTACTCTCGCTCTATGATCGCGCCATCACCGCGTGTCGGAGGGCAGGCAACATCTCGGACTTGGCGAAGATCATCTACAACCGAGCCATCCTCGTTGCGGGCATCTTCGGCGATTACGCCGGCGGCGTGGCCGGAATGGCGGAAGCGTTGGAGTTGGAGCACGAGAATGCCGCGAGGACATCCATGCTCTGCCACATGCACTCCTTCAGCGCCCTGTTCCTGATCCAGTTGGGCGACCTGGATTCTGCACGAGAGCACCACGCCAAGGCGCGACGCCTCGTCGAGGAACGCCAGCCCTGGGAGGAGCATAAGTTCAAGCTCGACATCGACGATTGGGTCCACGGACACATGCTGTTCGCCCGCGGCAACGTCGCCGAGGCTGTTGCATTCCTCGACGCTATCGACCTGCCTACTACCAGGGACCACGAGCTGATCGCCTGGTCCGCCTTTTTCGCTCGTGACCAAGCCAGGGTTCGCCATTTTCATGCGCTAGCCAAAGAGGCGGTTGGAACACAAGCAGTCGAATTCGAAGCGCCCGAGCTTCAGGCGTTCAGTCTCCTACTGGGCGCCGCCGACGCCGTGCTCGATGCTGCGGCTCGGGGTGAGCCCAGCGGCGCTAGCGTGGATGCGGTGGCGCCGCTGGTGAGCGCCTTGGAGCTGATCACCAGGTTCATGTTGGTGCCGTACGCGTTCGATGCGTTCGTGCTCGCACGGCTCGTCGCCCCTAAGGTTGCCGGCTTGGCACTGGTAAGGCTAGCCGCAACTCACGCTTCAGCGAGGCAGCATACTCGTCGACATGCGCAGGAGCTCCTAAGGGCCGAAGGGGCGCCGTTCCCGCCCCCGGCACAGGGCGAGGCCCCGTTCGCGCCCCGGCCGGGTCCGCACTTAGCGGCAAAGCAGGTCCTCAAGCTGGCGAAGGAACTCGAGGTTCGCCTCCGCGCACCGCTGGAGGCGGCGGAACCGACGCCCTTGCGCGCCTGACCGTCCGCTGTCAATCAAGCCTGTAGGCCGCCAACTGGACGCAACACCAGCGTCTTGCCCGACACGGGGGCGTAAGGCGAGGGCGCGTAAGGCGAGGTGGCCTGGGCCATTGTGTAAACGGGAGGGCCTCCACCGGAGGCATCAACGCGACCGCCGGGCCCGGAAGACCGGGGGCAAGTGCTAGGGTCTACCACAAGTATCCGTACTGTTCGGAAGGAGAAATTGATGACCCGATCTCGCATCGTCTTTACGTCGCTACTTGCCTTCGCCCTCACCGCATTCTTGGCAGCTTGCTCCACGCCCTCGGCGCCGCCCGTAGGAACTCTCGTCGTAGCAGTGGCGGGACTACCCAGCGGGACGGCAGGCGCAGTGGTGGTGACAGGCCCGGACGGTTACTCGCAAACCGTCACGACCACGACCACACTCAAAGTGCCGCCTGGCACGTACTCCATAGCAGTGTCGGAAGCGCGAGGCAGCGATTCCATCGTTCCCCAAGCGTTCGACGGCTCCGCCACCCCGACCAGCGTCACCGTAGCGGCGAACGACACGGCTACCACAACCGTCAGTTACGCCCTCCGCCCGGGTTCCGGAATGCTGTGGATCCCGCAGTGGGGCGGCTCCTATCAGGCAGTCGGTTTGGCGCGGAGTCAACTGCTTGCCTCTGGTTCCCCGACACCGGACGTGAGTCTCATGGGTACGACCAATCACGGGGAGGGGATTGCCTTCGATGGCGAAGGAAATATGTGGGTATCGGACATTATCGGGTACCTCTACCGCTACGACGCGGCCTCCTTGGCCAGTTCGGGCACACCCGCACCCGCAGTGACGATCGATGCCACCGCTTACGGCGGCCTCGTGGGCCTGGCGTTCGACGCTTCCGGCAACCTCTGGACCGCCGATTTCTGGAACAACAGGTTGCTCGGGTACTCCCCCGCCCAACTCACCGCAGATGGAGCACCCACGCCGTCCGTGGTAATAAGCGCCAACGGCAGTAGTCTTTCGAGGCCCGTCGCGGTTTCTTTCGACGGCCAAGGCAACCTGTGGGTCGCCAATCGGGACGCCAGCACTGTCGTGAGCTTCTCCCCTGCGCAGTTCACCGCAACAGGAACCCCCGCGCCCACCGTCACGCTCAACACCAGCGGTGGCAGCCTCGAGAGTCCGTACGCTATGGCGTTCGATGCCGGCGGCAACCTGTGGGTCAGCAACATATCAGCCACTGTCGTGCGCTTCGACGCCGCACAATTGACCAGCTCAGGCAACCCCACACCGGCCGCAACAATCGACCACAGCTCCCTCGGCAATAACCCTCTCGGGTTAGCGTTCGACGCCAATGGGGCACTGTGGGTGGGAGATGCTGACACCGCAACGAGCAACCTCCGGCGCTTCGCGAACCCCGGGGCACTGGTGGGAAGTGTGTCACCAACGGCTGGCGTCGTCATCACCGATATAGGACTAACCGATGGCATGCTCATGGCCTTCAGCCCCCCGCCGGCGAACCTGCCCATCAACACTCCCTGACCAACCGCGGCCTCCGTTGCCGCATCCCTCCAGTTCGGCGCTCCCGGACCCCATCCGCGAGCGCCGAGCCTATGCGCCTAGGCGGCCGGTCGCGGGGCAGATACCGCAAGCCAAAGCGCGTTTAAGTCCGATTTAACGGCCTACCCGCTACGCTTCAGCATGACCAAGCTCCGGCTGCTTCCGCTGCTATTCGTGGCTCTAACGCTCGCTGCCTGCGGTGGCCCCGCAGCGCCCGCCGGCACGCGCACGATCGATGGCCAGGTCTTGCTCCCGAGAGGCCACCAGCTCGACCTCGCCACGCTCACGGTGACCACCGTGTTGGGAAGCTTCCCGGTGGCCGCCGACGGCAAGTTCGAGGCCTCCGTGTTGCAGGGGGCCGTTTCGGAAGTGGGCGCAGAGGACGCGGGTGGCGCGCTCCTACTCCTGGGGGTCAGCGGTGGCGGAAGGCTCGAGTTGTCGCTAACGAGCACCGCCGAGGCGCTCCTTTACTACGCGGTGGGCGGCATGTGGTTACCCGCCGAGCAGCAAGATCAGGTCAGGGAGCTACTCAAGGGCCGGCCGGAGGCCGCCCCCGTGGCCCGCGAACTCGAACGGCAGTTGCTGGCGGGAGGCAACGGCCTGGCCGAGCCGGACGCGGACTTGCTGGCTGCTCTCGAGGCGGCGCACGCCAGTCTGTTCGCAGGGGCCGAGCTCACCGAGGCCCTCGTCGGCCCCGCAACCTGCCGCGCCCAGCTCGAAGCCGCCGGCACGGGTGATACGAGCATCATCATCGAGCCCGCCACCGCCACCCAGGCGGGCGTCCAGGTGCTGCACAACCCTGCAGGCGCCGGCGTGGTGGCGCAGAACCAGTTGCGCCGCCCGGCCGCGCTTCTGGCCTACGAGGTGGCGTGGGAGGACGCCGATCGGGTGAGCATCCCGGTCGATCCGCCCGTCTTGGTCGAACGTGTCGAGGTACCGGCTACGAGTCAGCTCGAGCTGCTGCACGCCCTCCTCGACGTCATCACCGGCGATGCGCCGTGGACCCCGGTCCTGAGTTCACCTCTTAACCTCGTTGGCCACTTGGGCGCCTCACGCACTCACTATGAGCTGATACTGCTGGGCCCGTCCGCCACCGACGCAGAGTGGCCCATCATGAGAGATGCGCGTTTCAAGGCGCACCACGGCGAGTGGGACGACATCGTGATGGACAAGTCGGTGGACTTGTTCCTGGGCGAGATGCTGCTGCCCCTGATCGAGATGTACGGCCTCGGACGCTTGGTGCAGTTCGACGCCGCACAACTGAAGCGCGCGCGCGACCGGGTCCGAATCATCTACGACAAGCATCTGATGGGGCTCGGCGTGTACCTCACCCAAGGGCAGGTCGGTTACGCGAATGCCCTCAAGTTCATGCTCGAGGAGCTGGCACAGAACAAGATGTTCCGCCTAGACATGATGGGAGTGGTGGCTGACGCGCTCTCGCTGAGCGACAAGAACAAGGCGTCCATCGACGCCATCGAGAAGCGCTTGTCGAGCCGCGCCAGCGCCAGCGCGATCGTTGCGGCGGTGCAGGGCATTCTCGTCAGCGGTGACTTGTCGAAGATCGCCTACGACCTTGCGGGAGCACCAGCCGTGGTGTCGTGGCAGGCGGAATCGGCACCGGCCCTCTTCGTCCTGACCCCGACCGAGGCACGAATAACGCGCGACATGGCGCAGGCCGAGTTCACCGTTCGGGCCATCACGGGCGAGAACGGCAACTACCTCTACCGCTGGACGACCAGCGGTAACTACGGCACCATCAGCGACTACCTACAAGACGGCACCACCCTCGACACCAGGTCGCCCGAGATCCTGTACACGCACGACTACCCGATCGGCATCACGGCCAATGATGTCGACACAATCATGGTCGAGGTATTCCAGGTCGAGGGCGGCGCCACGACCATAGCGCCGGACGCCCTGCCGATCGCGCGGTTGCAAGCGTTGGTGCGTGGCGAGGTGGAGCCCCCGTGCATTCCCCACTGCGAGCCCTTCAACGGTCAAGAGCTGTGCTGGTGCATGTGATCTCGCCAGAAGTGTAGCGAGCGGACCTGGCAGGTCCTGCCGCGAGAGCTGACCGGAGAACTCCTACCGCGAGGGCCGCCGGCCGGCCTACCCCGAGTATGCGAGGCGATTCGCGTACTCGGGTGTTCTCTTGCCCGTCACACGACTTGCCGGGTACGAGACAAGACGCCCGACTCAAGATTCGTAAGCGCTTACGGCCACTATGCCAACAGCTGCGCACCCCCTTCCCTGCTGCACCCGAGCCCCCCTCCGTATCCTAGTTGACAATGGGCTGCGTAATACCTATGCTGCAGGCAACAAGCTTTCGTAAGCGCTTACGACCCGCGCATCGGCACCCTTAGAGCAGGCACAAGAGCAGGCACGTCGGCACGCTAAGGGCAGGCACGCCAAGGGCACCAGCACGAAGGGCACCAGCACGCTAGAGGCTATCGGCACGCTAGGAGAACCGGCATGAACAGCGGCGACGGCGGAGGCAAGGAGCGCGCAACCATCGAAGACGTTGCGCGCGGCTCCGGTGTCAGCACCGGCACCGTGTCCCGGGTGCTCAACAACCGCGCGGGCGTAAGCGCGTCCACGCGAGAACGCGTTCTCACCACCATCGAGATGCTCGACTACCGCCCTGACCACGCGGCGCGGACCTTGTCCAGGCGGCAGTTGAGCATCGGGCTGAGCCTCGCGCGCGGCGCGCGGCGGCTGACGCCCTTCCTCATGCTGTTCATGGAGCACCTGATAGCGCGGCTCCAACAGGATGGCTACCGCTTCGAGGAGCTGGAGACGGGGCCCAACGGGTTGCCGGCAAGGCTGCCCAGTGGCGTCATCCTGCACGGCGCCCACGAAGACGACTCACGGCTCGAACTGCTGCTGCGAACACAGGTGCCGTTCGTCCTGGTTGGCCGCGCCGCCGGGGTCCGGTGGGTGGCCCCCGACGATCGCCGCGGTGGCCTCGAAGCCACTAGGCACCTCATCAAGCTCGGACATAGCGACATCGTCCACCTTGGCGGCTTGATGAGCCAGCAGGCGTTCCAGGACCGCTATCAGGGTTACATGCAGGCGCTAAGCGAGGCGGGCATCGGTCAGACCCGCGAGCAGTTGCTCGACGGTGAGTTCACCGTCCTGGGCGGCTACCGGGCCGTGCGCCGCTATTTCGAGGCAGGCAACAGCGCGTCCGCCATCTTCGCGGCCTCCGACGAGATGGCGCTTGGCGCCATTGCCGCCCTCGAGGACCTCGGCCTGAGCGTCCCGCTGGACGTATCGGTCGTCGGCTTCGACGACCTGCCCGAGGTCGCCGACGGGCTGGACGTCGCTGGGGGCCTCACGACGGTGCGGCAAGACATAAGACGCATCACCGACACCGCCGTCACGCTTCTCGACGAGGGCCTCCAAGGCCTGCCCGTCAGGAGCGAGCTCGTTCCTGTGAGGCTTATCGCGCGCGGTACGACCGCGCGGCGAAGGGGGTGAGTGACTGTTAGCGGAGCGTGACTAGGATCGGCCGTCGACCCGCCAACGTGAAGGGCGTCCGCCCAAGCACGCCCTAGGAACCGGGTGCGCCGGGGGCGCGAGTACCACCGGAGGTAACAGAGGACTCATGAAGAGACTACTTATTGCATTGCTGGCAACGTTGTTCGCCTTCAGTTGGGCCAACGCACAGACCATCGTGCGCGTCCAAGGCTACGGCGGCCAGGACCCCGCCATCGTTCAACGCCTGATCGACGAGGTTATCGGCAAGGATCTGGCGGCTCAGGGCATCACCATCAAGTACGAGCCCATCGAGACCGACTACAACACCGTGTTGGTCAACTCGCTCTCGGCCGGTACCGCCGGCGACGTCTTCTACGTGCCGGGCGAGGTTGCCCCGGGCTTCATCGCCACCGGTAAACTCCTACCACTCGAGGGCCTGGTCGACACCAGCGCGTTCATCGACACCCTCAACGCGGTGTTCACGCAGGACGGGCACGTTTACGGCATCGCCAAGGACTTCAACACGCTCGCGGTCTTCTACAACAAGGACATCTTCGACGCGGCCGGTGCCGATTACCCGAACGCCGACGACGACTGGAACTCCTTCGAAGCCAAACTGACCAAGGTAGCCGCCCTGAAGCCCGACCTGTACGGCGCCTGCCTGGCCGCCGACACGGCGCGCTTGGGCGCCTTCGCGTTCGCCAACGGCTGGACGCCCTTCACCGCCGACGGCAAGGCAGACATCACCTCGCCCGACTTCGCGCAAGCGTTCGACTTCTACACGGGGCTCGTCACCAAGGGCGTGGCCGTGCAACCCGCCGACGTCGGCGCAGGCTGGCCCGGCGACTGCCTGGCACGTGAGCAGGCCGCGGTCGCCATCGAGGGCGCCTGGATCCTCGGCTTCCTACGCGACAACGCCCCCAACCTGCAGTACGGCGCGACCTTCCTGCCCAAGTCGCCCAACACCGGCAAGAGCGGCAACTTCATCTACACCGTGGCTTGGGCCATCAACGCCGACACCAAGGTGCAAGACGCCGCCGTGAAGGTCTTGGACGCTCTCACCAGTCCCGAGGCGCAACAGTTCATCCTCGAGCAGGGGCTCGCCATCCCCAGCCGCAAGGCCCTCGCCGACAACCCGTACTTCAAGCAGGACACGGCCGAGGCACAAGCCAACAAGATCGTCTTCGAGGGAGCCTCGCACGGCAACGTCTACGGCTTCCAGTTCGGTAAGGTGGGGACCGACTACATGGGACCCATCAACAACGCCATGACCGCCGTGATGACCAAGGCGTCAGGCTCCGAAGCGGCGCTCAAGCAGGCCCAGACGGACCTGGACGCCCTCCTGCAGCGCGCCACCCCGCAATAACGGCGCAAGTCTAGACACCGGGAGGCGCCGGCACCGCGGCGCCTCCCGAAATAGCGGCGAGGGAGGACCGACGTGCGTTCGAGAGGTCGCGAGTTACTGCCGGCGCTCATGTTCCTGCTGCCGTTCCTGATCGTCCTGGCCATCTTCTTCGTCTACGCCGGCGCGCGGGCCGTCTACTTCTCGTTCACCGACTACGACCTGTTCAACGCCCCCAAGTGGGTAGGTCTCGCCAACTACCGCGCCCTCTTCTCCGACGACCGGTTCCTGTTGGCGCTGCGCAACTCGCTACTCTTCGCAGCCATCGTCACCACGGTTCAGACCATCGGCGCGCTGCTGAGCGCCTCGGCGGTCAACCGGAAGGTGCGCGGCATGACCTTCTTCCGCGCCGCCTTCTACATGCCCGCCGTGACGAGCAGCGTGGTCATCACCCTTATCTTTTTGTGGCTCTTTCAACGCCTGGGCGGCATCAACTACCTGATCACCGCCGTCTCGCGCAATACACCCGTGATCCTTACGTTCGTACTCGCCTTGGCCGTCGTTCAAGCCCTGCAGGTGGCGCTCGAGCGGAGGCGCCTGAGGCGCCGGCACGGCGCCGACGCCGAACAGCAGGCCCGCTCGGTGGGGGCCCTCGACCCGGCGCTGCTGGTCGTCTCGTTGGTGGCCGCCATCGTCGTTACCGCTGGCCTCGGGTTGCTCGGGTACGTGGCGCCGCGCGACATCCCGAACGTGGCCATCAACTGGTTGCAGACGCGCCAGGAGGTGCCGGCCGGCTTCCCGTTCTGGCTGCGCGTGCCCCTGCCGCTCGCGGCCATCATGTTCCAGAACATCTTCACGACCATCCCCACCTTCATGCTCATGTTCTTGGCCGCCATGCAGGACGTGCCGCGTTCGCAGTACGAGGCCGCCGCCTTGGACGGCGCCAGCCCGGCGCAGCAGTTCATCTACGTCACCATCCCCGCCTTGCAGCCCGTCACCTTCCTCGTGGTCACGCTCGGGTTGATAGGCACGCTGCAGATGTTCGACCAGGTGGCCATCTTCGGCAGCTCGGTACCCCTGCAGAGCGTCATTACGCTGGCCTACTTCGTCTACAACCGCATGTTCCCCGGGGCGCAGCTTCCCGAGGTGGGCTTCGCCTCTGCCGCGGCGATGTTCTTGGCCCTGCTGACTCTCGTCATCGTCGCGCTGCAACGCACCGTCTTGCGCTCCGAGGGCGACCGGTGAGCGCCCACGCGGCGAGGCGCCAAGAGCGCGAACGCTGGGACGCGCGCCGTCGCTGGTCGCGCGCCGGCTTCGCCTACCTGCTGCTCATCTTCTTCTCGATCCTCTTCCTGGGTCCGCTGCTTTTCGCGGCGCTCTCCAGCGTCAAGACCGACCCGCTCGCCTACCCGCCGACGCTCCTGAGCCCCCAACTCTCGCCCGCTAACTGGGCAACTGCGGCCAAGCTGGGGCGCGAGGGCGCCAACGCGCCGCTCTGGGGCGGCTTCGCGCCCGGCGCCGACGTGAACGTCGATGTCACCTACTTCGTGCCGGAGGGCACCGTCGCGGCCGCTCCCACTGCGACCGTGCCGCGGCGGCGGCCGGGCGGGGGTCTGGGCGCCGTGCAGCAGATCCTGTACGCGGCAGACCACGCGGTGGTGGCCCCGGTCGTCGAGGTCGGCCGCCGCCAGGGCGTTCACGGCCCCGAAGGCGCCACCGGCGAGTTCGTCACCTACCGCGTGAACGTCACTTACGAGGGTGAGGGGCCGAAGATCGACCGGCTGCCGCTGGACGTGGAGGCCCCCTCGCGCAAGCAGGAGTTCGTGAGCAGCACGCTGCCGCCCACCCGCCTCGAGCGGCTCGGGCTCGTGGCGTCGTTCCAGGCGGTAACGCCGGGGGCGCTCGGTTACCTGCTCGGCAACTACCGCCGCGTCTTCACGGAGGCCCGCAGCATCACCACCGGCAACAGCCTCTTCTTGCGCTGGACCTGGAACACGCTCGTTTACGCGTTCTTCCGCGTGATAGTCGCCCTATTCATCGCCACCACGGCCGGCTACGCCCTCGCCCGCCTGCACTTCCGTGGACGCAACCTGGTGTTCATGCTGGTGCTGTTCGCGCAGATGGTGCCCCTACAAGTCCTGTTCATCAGCAACTACCTGGTGCTGCGTGATGGCATCTGGGGGCTGTCGTCGCTCTGGGGCCAGACGACGCTGCTCAACGGCCTGCCGGGGCTCCTCTTCGTGACGGCCCTAAACGCGGGGCCGGTGTTCATCATGAAGCAGTTCTTCGAGTCGATCCCGCGCGAGGTCGAGGAGTCGGCGATGATCGACGGCGCGAGTTACTGGTCCCGCTTCTCGCGGGTAGTGCTGCCCATGGCGCGGCCCGCGCTGGGCGCGCTCGTGATCCTCTCCTTCCAAGGGGCGTGGAACGACTTCTTCTGGCCGCTCGTCGTCCTCACCACCCCCGAGGACATCAAGACACTACCCATCGGCCTGCTGACGTTCCGGAACGTCTACGGCAACAGCGGCGACTGGGGCCTGATCCTGGCCGGCGCGATCCTCAGCGCGCTGCCGGTGATCGTCCTCTTCGTCGTGTTCCAGCGCTACTTCATGGAAGGCGTCTCGTACGGCGGTGGCAAGGAATGAAGCTGGCGGAGATCGTCCTGATGGACTTCACCAAGAACCTGGTGCTCAAGGAGAACTACGCGTTCTTAGTGGCCGACGAGGCCGCGGAGGTCATGGGTGGCGAGCGCGGCCTCTACAGCCGCGACACGCGCTTCCTTTCACGCTACGTTTGGCGCCTCAGCCGCCCAGCGCAGCAACTCCTCAACTACTCGCCCCGGCCCGCCCGCTGCCGCCAGCATGTGGCCGTCATGGAGGGGCCCGCGCAGGTCCTCTCGGTGGAGCGGGAACTCGACATCCGCGCCACGGGGCTGGAAGACCGTCTCCTGATCACCAACGACTCGTTGGAGACCCAAGAGCTGGAGCTGCGCCTGGAGTTCGACGCCGACTTCGCGGACCTCTTCCAGGCGCGCGGTTGGCACGACAGGCCGGCGCCGTCGATCACACGGGACGTGGGGTCGGCGCGAGAGGCGGAGACGGCGCGGGACGAGGGGTCGGCGCGGGACGCCGTGCGCCTGGGGCACGTGGCCAGCGACGGTTTGGAGCAGGGCGTGGAGTTGTCGTTCACGCCCCCTCCCGCCGAACTTACCGGCTCTGCCGCGGCGTACCGGCTGCGCCTGGCCCCCGGTGAAGCGCTGCGGATCCGGGTGCTCACCTCGATCAACGACCCGCTCGAGGTCGGCCTGCCCGGAATGTCGTACGAGTCGTGGCTGGGCGCGTTCCCCGAGCGGCGCGACGAAGGCAGCGCGGTCTTGCACCGCGCTCAGCTCGACCTGCGCGCCCTGCTTCTTTTCTCGGAGGACGGCCCGGTGCCGGCCGCCGGCATCCCGTGGTTCGTGACTGCGTTCGGCCGCGACTCCATCCTGACCGCCCTCATGCTCCTCCCCTACCAACCCGAGGTTGCCAGGGGAACGCTGCGTTACCTAGCCGCCCGCCAGGGGACGGTGCACCACGCGGGCAGAGCCGAAGCGCCGGGCAAGATCTTGCACGAGGTGCGGCAGGGCGAGTTGGCCCGCACGGGCAAGGTGCCGTTCGGCCGCTACTACGGCAGCATCGACGCCACGCTCCTCTTCGTGATCTTGCTGCACCGCACTTTCGAGGTAGACGACGACGCGTCGTTCCTGGCCGAGCTGGCCCCCAACCTCGAGGCGGCGCTGAAGTGGCTTGACGAGGAGGCCGACTTGGACGGCGACGGCTTCGTCGAGTTCTCGGGCGCCGAGGCGGGGGCGGGCCTCAGCGTGCAGTCGTGGAAGGACTCCTACGACGCGCTGAGCCACGCTGACGGCCGCCTGGCGACGGGGGCCGTGGCCGTCTCGGAGGTGCAAGGCTACGCCTACGCCGCCCTGAACGCCGGTGCGGCCTGCATGCGGGCCCTGGGCCGCGCCGACGCCGCGGAGCGCCTCGAGGCCAAGGCGCTCCGCCTGAAGGAACGCTTCCACGAGGCGTTCTGGGTCCCGGAACTCGGAACGTACGCCCTCGCCCTCGACCACGACAAGACCCCGCTCAGGGTGCTCTCCTCCGACGCCGGCCAGCTCCTATGGGCGGGCATCGTGCCGGAAGCCACCGCGCCGGAACTCGCCGCCACCCTGATGAGCGAGAAGCTCTTCTCGGGCTGGGGCATCCGCACCCTGGGCCTGGGCGAGGCGCGCTACAACCCGCTGAGCTATCACAACGGCTCCGTCTGGCCGCACGACACCGCTTTGATCGCCGCAGGCCTGAGGCGCTACGGTTTCAAGAAAGAGGCGCTCACGCTGCGCGCCGCGCTCTTCGACCTGGCGGCCAGCCAGGCGGACCTCCGCCCACCCGAGCTCGTGGCGGGCTACGCCCGCTCGTGCGCGCCGCCCGTCCCATACCCCGTGGCCTGCCGGCCGCAGGCCTGGTCGTCGGCGGCGCTCGTCTACATGAGCGACTGGGAGAGCTAACCGCAGCCGGCCGCACTAGTTTGCGGCATAACGCCTGGGGCGCGTGCCGATCACCGTCGTGGCGTAAGCCACGGCGCGCGCCACCGCCTCGTCGACCGGGCGCCGGGCACTCAGGGCAGCTAGCAATGCCGCGTTGAAGCAGTCACCGGCGCCGACCGTGTCTACGAGCGGTACCGAAGGTGCGGCGAAGTCCCGGACCACTTCACGGTCGACGAGACGCGCGCCGCTGCCCCCACGTTTGAGCACCACGGTGACGCCGCCAAGCGCCAACGCCCGGCTGGCAACTCCGGCGTCTACCTCGCCTGTCCAGCCTCTGGCCTCCGCCTCGTTCGGCGTGACGATGTCGAGGAACCCGAGCATGCTCCCGAGTTCTGCACGCACGGCGGGCGTGAAGCCCTCGCTGGGCCAGCCCGTGTCCAGTAAGACACGGTGCCCACGCATCGTTGCCGCCTCCAGAACCTCGACGATGCGAGCACGCAACGCCGGCAGGAGGAAGTAGCCGCACACGAGCACCAGGCCAGGTTCGGCGGCGCCCAAGTCGCCGAGCAACCGGTCGACGTCGAGCTGATCGAGGTGTCCGCGGCTCGTCAGGAACGTGCGCTCGCCGTTGGGGTGCCCCACCCCCACCGAGTAGACCGTGGGAGCCTCGACCACCTGGAGTTGCGAGCCGGCCGGACCCAACTTGCGCCGGACCACCTCGCCGAAGTCGTCCCAGCCGATCGTGGCGTGGAGCGTGAAGGTCACCCCCAGCGCCTGGAGTGCGAGCGCGGTAACGCCGGCCGCGCCGCCCGCGCGCACCTCCTCTTGCTCCACGACGGTCTCCGTGCCCGGCGTAGGCCAGGGCGGAACGGGTCCCATGACGAGGTCTAAGTTGACGTTGCCGATCACGTGGACCGGCAGGCGGTGCGAAGGGGGTGGCGTGCCCGTCTCGGGATCACTCCTCACGGGTCACCTTGGAAGACCGTAGCGGTACGCCCGGCCGAATGCCCCGCGCTTCGGCCAGCGCCACAGCCAGGCGCTGCGCGCAGACCGCGAGGGGGAGCACGGCGGCCACCTCGTTCGCCATGGGAAGTCCGATGGTGAACGGCGCGGTGCGGGAGCCGCCGCCCTCACCTGGCTCGAGCCCAGCGTCCAACAGCACCACGGGGCTACCGTCGCCCACGAGTTCTTGGGCCAACTTGCGTACCAGCCCGCCGCTGCCGCCATGTGCGGCCAGGGCGACCACCGCCAACTGCTCCCCTGCCGCCTCGAGCGGCCCGTGCCGCAACTGCGCCGACTCGAGGGCCGCGCACGGCACTCGCGTCAACTCCATGAGCATCAACGCCACGTATTCCGCCAGGCCGTGAAGTGGGCCGCGGCCGGTCACGAAGATCGCCGATGCGCCGGCAAGATGCGCGGCGGCTTCCTCCACGCGCGGGGCTTCCAGAGCCGGGCGCAGCGAGCCGGGTAAGGCGCCCAAGTCGATGGTCACTCCCAGACGCGTCGCCAAGCCGTACAGCGCGGCCACCGTCGTGGTGAAGGAGCGCGTTGCGGCGAAGGCGCGCTCGACTCCGCCGGGGATAACCCCGGCGCCGGCGGCGCCCAAGGGGCTAGCCGGATCGAGCGTGAGGCCTTCGACCCGTGTGCCGCGCTCACCCCGCCCCCTCCCTCCGGCGCGCGCGAGCAGCCGCTC encodes:
- a CDS encoding SIS domain-containing protein, encoding MVAGPVPNGKVPGRSTEFDGVGELKREIAGQPDAVAATLADAALERYLDRLAGAVHESGELLVTGMGASLHCGLVLAEVLRERGIRAWALPASDLLHYGELLEVEPVLILSQSGASAEVERLLARAGGRGRGERGTRVEGLTLDPASPLGAAGAGVIPGGVERAFAATRSFTTTVAALYGLATRLGVTIDLGALPGSLRPALEAPRVEEAAAHLAGASAIFVTGRGPLHGLAEYVALMLMELTRVPCAALESAQLRHGPLEAAGEQLAVVALAAHGGSGGLVRKLAQELVGDGSPVVLLDAGLEPGEGGGSRTAPFTIGLPMANEVAAVLPLAVCAQRLAVALAEARGIRPGVPLRSSKVTREE
- a CDS encoding carbohydrate kinase family protein, encoding MRSDPETGTPPPSHRLPVHVIGNVNLDLVMGPVPPWPTPGTETVVEQEEVRAGGAAGVTALALQALGVTFTLHATIGWDDFGEVVRRKLGPAGSQLQVVEAPTVYSVGVGHPNGERTFLTSRGHLDQLDVDRLLGDLGAAEPGLVLVCGYFLLPALRARIVEVLEAATMRGHRVLLDTGWPSEGFTPAVRAELGSMLGFLDIVTPNEAEARGWTGEVDAGVASRALALGGVTVVLKRGGSGARLVDREVVRDFAAPSVPLVDTVGAGDCFNAALLAALSARRPVDEAVARAVAYATTVIGTRPRRYAAN
- a CDS encoding glycogen debranching N-terminal domain-containing protein; the encoded protein is MKLAEIVLMDFTKNLVLKENYAFLVADEAAEVMGGERGLYSRDTRFLSRYVWRLSRPAQQLLNYSPRPARCRQHVAVMEGPAQVLSVERELDIRATGLEDRLLITNDSLETQELELRLEFDADFADLFQARGWHDRPAPSITRDVGSAREAETARDEGSARDAVRLGHVASDGLEQGVELSFTPPPAELTGSAAAYRLRLAPGEALRIRVLTSINDPLEVGLPGMSYESWLGAFPERRDEGSAVLHRAQLDLRALLLFSEDGPVPAAGIPWFVTAFGRDSILTALMLLPYQPEVARGTLRYLAARQGTVHHAGRAEAPGKILHEVRQGELARTGKVPFGRYYGSIDATLLFVILLHRTFEVDDDASFLAELAPNLEAALKWLDEEADLDGDGFVEFSGAEAGAGLSVQSWKDSYDALSHADGRLATGAVAVSEVQGYAYAALNAGAACMRALGRADAAERLEAKALRLKERFHEAFWVPELGTYALALDHDKTPLRVLSSDAGQLLWAGIVPEATAPELAATLMSEKLFSGWGIRTLGLGEARYNPLSYHNGSVWPHDTALIAAGLRRYGFKKEALTLRAALFDLAASQADLRPPELVAGYARSCAPPVPYPVACRPQAWSSAALVYMSDWES